The Faecalibacterium prausnitzii genome includes a window with the following:
- a CDS encoding AraC family transcriptional regulator encodes MADVYKQSFKQNYTNNIELSIFNCGLERCAPGQTWGPGIRDHYLIHLVVSGKGTFEVGGHTFEVVPGDLFFARPSQLIRYTADEQQPWEYSWVGFNGACAHKLAAQLPFTDERPVHHTSDPEGMRTALTNIYSSRGLQPQDEAAMVGYLYLFISSLMKETSESKPHSTSSSSQYVLNAIKYIQFNYSHDISIDDVAKSVGVSRSHLYRVFMLNVGKSPIDYLTEYRINEACKLLRAGNLSIAEVAISVGFFDQFYFSRVFKRAKGVPPSKYLASQTDAPEASE; translated from the coding sequence ATGGCAGACGTTTACAAACAGTCCTTCAAGCAGAATTATACCAACAACATCGAATTGTCCATCTTTAACTGCGGCCTGGAGCGGTGTGCTCCGGGCCAGACCTGGGGTCCCGGCATCCGGGACCATTACCTCATCCACCTGGTCGTTTCCGGCAAGGGAACCTTTGAGGTGGGCGGCCATACGTTTGAGGTGGTCCCCGGCGACCTCTTTTTTGCCCGGCCCAGCCAGCTCATCCGCTACACAGCCGATGAGCAGCAGCCGTGGGAGTACAGCTGGGTAGGCTTCAATGGGGCCTGTGCCCACAAACTGGCCGCACAGCTGCCCTTTACAGACGAGCGACCCGTCCACCACACCAGCGACCCCGAAGGGATGCGGACGGCCCTGACCAACATCTACTCCTCCCGCGGGCTTCAGCCCCAGGATGAGGCCGCCATGGTGGGCTACCTCTATCTCTTCATCTCCTCTCTGATGAAGGAGACCAGCGAGTCGAAGCCCCACAGCACCTCGTCTTCGAGCCAGTATGTGCTGAACGCCATCAAGTACATCCAGTTCAACTACTCGCACGATATCTCCATCGACGATGTGGCCAAGAGCGTGGGAGTCTCCCGCAGCCACCTGTACCGGGTGTTCATGCTGAATGTGGGCAAAAGCCCCATCGACTATCTGACCGAATACCGCATCAACGAAGCCTGCAAGCTGCTGCGCGCGGGCAACCTGTCCATTGCCGAGGTCGCCATCTCCGTCGGCTTCTTTGACCAGTTCTATTTCTCGCGGGTGTTCAAGCGCGCCAAAGGCGTGCCGCCCAGCAAGTATCTGGCGTCCCAGACCGACGCCCCCGAAGCCTCGGAATAA
- a CDS encoding LytR/AlgR family response regulator transcription factor: MHMLICDDDARFAARVEQLVWACLEIPAEIVVCTSGEEALAVPDLELYQVALLDVDLDTMNGISLGRQLRERSPEICLIYISAYLEFAPEGYTVQAFRYILKRDLERMLPSCLEALFHEKIARSRKVLTIRQNRTSIELPYDSIYCLESDLRKVNVYGDVPHQPLCSYYGKLTDLPQVLFENGFLRVGRSDVVNMRYIRQISGYKVTMRNGVELSVSRNGYAAIRETYLEWKGQFGDE, translated from the coding sequence ATGCACATGTTGATCTGTGATGACGACGCGCGGTTTGCCGCACGGGTGGAGCAGCTGGTCTGGGCCTGTCTGGAGATCCCGGCGGAGATCGTGGTCTGCACCAGCGGCGAAGAAGCACTGGCCGTGCCGGATCTGGAACTGTATCAGGTGGCGCTGCTGGATGTGGATCTGGATACCATGAACGGCATCTCGCTGGGGCGTCAGCTGCGGGAGCGCAGCCCGGAGATCTGCCTGATCTACATCTCGGCCTATCTGGAATTTGCCCCGGAGGGCTACACGGTCCAGGCGTTCCGGTACATTCTCAAACGGGATCTGGAACGGATGCTGCCCAGCTGCCTGGAGGCGCTCTTCCACGAAAAGATCGCCCGCAGCCGCAAGGTGCTGACCATCCGGCAGAACCGCACCAGCATCGAGCTGCCCTACGACAGCATCTACTGCCTGGAAAGCGACCTGCGCAAGGTCAATGTCTATGGGGATGTGCCGCATCAGCCGCTCTGCTCCTATTACGGCAAGCTGACCGATCTGCCGCAGGTGCTGTTCGAGAACGGCTTTCTGCGGGTGGGGCGGAGCGATGTGGTCAACATGCGCTACATCCGCCAGATCAGCGGGTACAAGGTCACGATGCGCAACGGGGTGGAACTGAGCGTCAGCCGGAACGGCTATGCGGCCATCCGGGAGACCTATCTGGAATGGAAGGGGCAGTTTGGCGATGAATGA
- the rlmD gene encoding 23S rRNA (uracil(1939)-C(5))-methyltransferase RlmD, giving the protein MPLQKNQVLTLTIERLSNDGSGVAHSPDSEAVFVPGTAPGDEADIRIVKDCGRYAFGILDTLRTPSPDRIPVDCAVAGPCGGCSLRHLDYAAELRAKQENVVDAFRRIGGLDVPVLDALPSPEVDRYRNKVQFPVGRDKNGAPCIGFYAGRTHRIVPCPDCKLQPGILNDIGNALCNFFGAHGIQPYDEASGKGLVRHIFLRRGAHSGQIMVCIVCTRAKLPHSAELVEQLTAQFPDIATVLVNVNPRNTNVILGTETHTLCGPGFIEDTLCGVPVRLGPLSFYQVNTLAAEQLYGIAAEYAQLQPDDLLLDLYCGMGTIGLSMVDRCRSLIGVEIVPEAIDSAKANAARMGESVAARSRFFCADAGKAASQLAAEGLHPDVIVLDPPRKGCDEATLSAVVAMSPRRVVYVSCNPSTAARDAKWLETQGYRTEKVQPVDLFPRTKHCEVVSCYTKTM; this is encoded by the coding sequence ATGCCCTTACAGAAAAATCAGGTGCTGACCCTGACCATTGAGCGGCTTTCCAACGACGGAAGCGGCGTGGCACACTCGCCGGACAGCGAGGCCGTGTTCGTGCCCGGCACCGCCCCCGGCGATGAAGCCGACATCCGCATCGTCAAGGACTGCGGCCGCTATGCCTTCGGCATTCTGGACACCCTGCGCACCCCCTCGCCGGACCGCATCCCCGTGGACTGCGCCGTGGCAGGCCCCTGCGGCGGCTGCAGCCTGCGGCACCTGGATTACGCCGCCGAGCTTCGGGCCAAGCAGGAAAACGTCGTCGATGCGTTCCGCCGCATCGGCGGGCTGGATGTGCCGGTGCTGGACGCCCTCCCCTCCCCCGAAGTGGACCGCTACCGCAACAAGGTCCAGTTCCCGGTCGGGCGTGACAAGAACGGCGCCCCCTGCATCGGCTTCTACGCCGGTCGCACCCACCGCATCGTCCCCTGCCCCGACTGCAAGCTGCAGCCCGGCATCCTGAACGACATCGGCAACGCATTGTGCAACTTTTTCGGTGCACACGGCATCCAGCCCTACGATGAGGCTTCCGGCAAGGGCCTGGTGCGGCACATCTTCCTGCGCCGGGGTGCGCACAGCGGCCAGATCATGGTCTGCATCGTCTGCACCCGCGCAAAGCTCCCCCACAGCGCCGAACTCGTCGAGCAGCTGACCGCACAGTTCCCGGACATTGCCACCGTCCTCGTGAACGTCAACCCCAGGAACACCAACGTCATTCTGGGCACAGAGACCCACACCCTCTGCGGTCCCGGCTTCATCGAGGACACCCTCTGCGGCGTTCCGGTGCGGCTTGGCCCCCTGTCGTTCTATCAGGTCAACACCCTCGCCGCCGAGCAGCTCTACGGCATCGCCGCCGAATACGCTCAGCTCCAGCCGGACGACCTTCTGCTGGACCTCTACTGCGGCATGGGTACCATCGGCCTTTCGATGGTGGACCGCTGCCGCTCGCTCATCGGCGTGGAGATCGTCCCCGAAGCCATCGACAGCGCCAAGGCCAACGCGGCCCGCATGGGCGAATCCGTCGCCGCCAGAAGCCGCTTCTTCTGCGCCGACGCGGGCAAAGCCGCATCTCAGCTCGCCGCCGAGGGCCTCCACCCCGACGTCATCGTCCTCGACCCGCCCCGCAAAGGCTGTGACGAGGCCACCCTTTCCGCCGTCGTCGCCATGTCCCCCCGCCGGGTCGTCTACGTCAGCTGCAACCCCTCCACCGCCGCAAGAGACGCCAAGTGGCTGGAAACACAAGGCTACCGCACCGAGAAGGTCCAGCCGGTGGATCTGTTTCCGAGGACGAAGCATTGCGAGGTTGTGAGTTGTTATACCAAAACGATGTAA
- a CDS encoding GNAT family N-acetyltransferase encodes MAQTIRTAVEQDLDAIAAVEAECFPAAEAATRAEFAERLRYYGNHFWLLWEDETLAAFVDGMVTDAADLTDAMYADASLHNENGAWQMIFGVNTLPEYRRRGLAGQLLETAIAAAKQQGRKGLVLTCKDKLVHYYARFGFVSEGVSGSVHGGVTWYQMRLTF; translated from the coding sequence ATGGCACAAACGATTCGAACCGCAGTCGAGCAGGATCTCGACGCCATTGCAGCGGTGGAGGCAGAGTGCTTCCCGGCGGCAGAGGCAGCGACCCGTGCAGAATTTGCCGAGCGGCTGCGGTATTATGGAAATCATTTCTGGCTCCTGTGGGAGGACGAAACACTCGCAGCCTTTGTGGACGGCATGGTCACGGACGCGGCAGACCTGACCGATGCAATGTACGCAGATGCCTCGCTCCACAACGAAAACGGTGCATGGCAGATGATCTTTGGGGTCAACACGCTGCCGGAATACCGGCGGCGCGGCCTGGCTGGGCAATTGCTGGAAACGGCCATTGCGGCGGCAAAACAGCAGGGAAGAAAGGGCCTTGTGCTCACCTGCAAGGACAAACTGGTGCATTATTACGCCCGATTCGGTTTTGTCAGCGAGGGCGTTTCCGGGTCTGTGCACGGCGGCGTGACATGGTATCAGATGCGGCTGACGTTTTGA
- a CDS encoding sensor histidine kinase: protein MNEISWFFSGHMVCVSQWAAFLLVDRAYLGKGRVKHVGFWSVVLVVGMLAFSLIFQIGFFTLETVWYNVGYVLLSTLLFGGTLPQKLTAALINGTMCLLSENTVRYVVSWVTGTSLQVAWQRPGCLVTMTLTNLIVGVVVAYFSHQWKDERALESPQALVMSFFPGIVVVLNVVLMLSAKDEPADSLMVLLTLGLTVAVLLHMYIVQMFNQQMARQQELHVQTALERERAEALMDSYTTQRRLTHEFTNHIEALTLLLQQGEYEEAKAYLATVTKIIAAHTTIMNTHNPLLDALLSKKYEEATRKGVMLYFDLPDLRAIPLEKTDLVMVVSNLLNNAIDAAAQADPPEVYFRMRKTEEELLLSVRNRVREDLDLPDGQLPRSTKKEPGHGIGLWNVTDVLRKYQGEYAISCRDKWFRFTCSVPVHRI, encoded by the coding sequence ATGAATGAGATATCCTGGTTCTTCAGCGGGCACATGGTCTGCGTGTCGCAGTGGGCCGCTTTCCTGCTGGTGGATCGCGCTTACCTCGGCAAAGGGCGGGTGAAGCATGTCGGGTTCTGGAGCGTTGTTCTGGTGGTCGGGATGCTGGCGTTCAGTCTGATCTTCCAGATCGGCTTTTTCACGCTGGAGACCGTCTGGTACAATGTGGGCTATGTTCTGCTGTCCACCCTGCTGTTCGGCGGGACGCTGCCCCAGAAGCTGACCGCCGCCCTCATCAACGGCACCATGTGCCTGCTCTCCGAAAACACGGTCCGCTATGTGGTCTCCTGGGTGACCGGAACGTCGCTTCAGGTGGCCTGGCAGCGGCCCGGATGTCTTGTGACCATGACGCTCACGAACCTCATCGTGGGCGTGGTGGTGGCCTATTTCTCGCACCAGTGGAAGGATGAGCGGGCGCTCGAATCCCCGCAGGCGCTGGTCATGTCCTTTTTCCCCGGCATCGTCGTGGTGCTGAACGTAGTCCTGATGCTTTCGGCGAAGGACGAACCCGCCGATTCCCTCATGGTGCTGCTGACGCTGGGCCTGACGGTGGCGGTGCTCCTCCACATGTACATCGTCCAGATGTTCAATCAGCAGATGGCCCGGCAGCAGGAGCTTCATGTGCAGACGGCGCTGGAGCGGGAGCGGGCTGAAGCGCTGATGGACTCCTACACCACCCAGCGCCGCCTGACCCACGAGTTCACCAACCACATCGAGGCGCTGACGCTTTTGCTGCAACAGGGCGAATACGAGGAAGCCAAAGCGTACCTTGCCACGGTCACAAAGATCATCGCGGCCCATACCACTATCATGAACACGCACAATCCGCTGCTGGATGCGCTGCTGAGCAAGAAATACGAGGAGGCCACCCGCAAGGGGGTCATGCTCTACTTTGACTTGCCCGACCTGCGGGCGATCCCGCTCGAAAAGACCGACCTTGTGATGGTCGTCTCCAACCTGCTCAACAACGCCATCGACGCTGCCGCCCAGGCCGACCCGCCGGAAGTCTATTTCCGGATGCGGAAAACGGAGGAGGAACTGCTGCTGTCCGTTCGCAACCGGGTCCGGGAGGATCTGGACCTGCCGGACGGTCAGCTCCCACGCAGCACCAAAAAGGAGCCGGGCCACGGCATTGGCCTGTGGAATGTGACGGATGTGCTCCGCAAGTATCAGGGAGAGTACGCCATCAGCTGCCGGGACAAATGGTTCCGGTTCACCTGTTCGGTGCCGGTGCACAGAATATGA
- a CDS encoding sodium-dependent transporter, whose translation MERETLKSRLGFILLSAGCAIGIGNVWKFPYMAGQGGGGAFVLFYLLFLIILGLPIMTMEFAVGRASRKSPVRAYQALEKPGQKWHIHGYFTLIGCYLLMMFYTTVAGWMLHYFYMTATGKLAGLNADQVSNAFSEMLASPGIMAFWMIFVVAFGILVCAKGLQNGLERVTKVMMIALLVIMVILAVNSLFMPGAKEGLRFYLVPDFARMKEVGAVNTLVGAMNQAFFTLSLGIGAMSIFGSYIGKEHALLGESIRIVALDTFVAITAGLIIFPACFTYGVDQTAGPSLIFITLPNIFANMAMGRLWGSLFFLFMAFAALSTVLAVFENIICCGMELTGCSRKKSSLVNLFLIAALSMPCVLGYNVWSWDGFAVFGGAVLDFEDFLVSNLFLPLGSLVYLLFCVSRCGWGWKNYKQEVNTGEGPKMQDWMRGYLTYGLPLIVLFIFAFGLYDKFFA comes from the coding sequence ATGGAACGTGAGACCCTAAAATCGCGGCTGGGCTTCATCCTGCTCTCGGCGGGCTGTGCCATCGGCATCGGCAATGTCTGGAAATTCCCCTATATGGCGGGGCAGGGCGGCGGCGGTGCCTTCGTGCTGTTCTATCTGCTGTTCCTCATCATTCTGGGCCTGCCCATTATGACCATGGAGTTTGCAGTGGGCCGCGCCAGCCGCAAAAGCCCGGTGCGCGCCTATCAGGCGCTGGAAAAGCCGGGCCAGAAGTGGCACATCCACGGCTATTTCACCCTCATCGGCTGTTATCTGCTGATGATGTTCTACACCACCGTTGCAGGCTGGATGCTGCACTATTTTTACATGACTGCCACCGGAAAGCTGGCCGGTCTGAATGCAGACCAGGTATCAAATGCCTTCAGCGAGATGCTGGCAAGCCCCGGCATCATGGCGTTCTGGATGATCTTCGTGGTGGCGTTCGGCATCCTGGTCTGTGCCAAGGGCCTGCAGAATGGTCTGGAGCGGGTGACCAAGGTCATGATGATCGCTCTGCTCGTCATCATGGTCATTCTGGCCGTCAACAGCCTGTTCATGCCCGGCGCTAAGGAGGGCCTGCGCTTCTATCTCGTGCCGGACTTTGCCCGCATGAAAGAGGTCGGCGCGGTCAATACGCTGGTGGGTGCCATGAATCAGGCTTTCTTCACCCTGAGCCTTGGCATCGGTGCCATGTCCATCTTCGGCAGCTACATCGGCAAGGAACATGCTCTGCTGGGCGAGTCCATCCGCATCGTGGCGCTGGATACCTTCGTGGCCATCACGGCTGGCCTTATCATCTTCCCGGCCTGCTTCACCTACGGTGTGGACCAAACTGCCGGCCCCAGCCTGATCTTCATCACCCTGCCCAACATCTTCGCCAACATGGCGATGGGCCGGCTGTGGGGCAGCCTGTTTTTCCTGTTCATGGCCTTTGCGGCGCTTTCCACCGTGCTGGCCGTCTTCGAGAACATCATCTGCTGCGGCATGGAGCTGACCGGCTGCTCCCGCAAAAAATCCAGCCTTGTGAACCTGTTCCTCATCGCGGCGCTGTCCATGCCCTGTGTGCTGGGGTACAATGTGTGGAGCTGGGACGGCTTTGCAGTCTTCGGCGGTGCGGTGCTGGATTTTGAGGATTTCCTCGTCAGCAACCTGTTCCTGCCGCTGGGCTCGCTGGTCTATCTGCTGTTCTGCGTTTCTCGCTGCGGCTGGGGCTGGAAGAACTACAAACAGGAAGTCAACACCGGCGAAGGTCCCAAGATGCAGGACTGGATGCGCGGCTATCTGACCTATGGTCTGCCGCTGATCGTTCTGTTCATCTTTGCCTTCGGCCTCTACGACAAATTCTTTGCGTAA
- a CDS encoding cupin domain-containing protein, which yields MDLPEKKQRWVFHADALPQPAGTGVTRRVLAYTDGLMCVENTFEKGAVGALHHHPHTQITYVVSGAFAFTVDGVTRTVHAGDTILKEDGVEHGCVCTEAGILLDIFTPMREDFVR from the coding sequence ATGGATCTGCCGGAAAAGAAACAGCGCTGGGTCTTTCATGCGGACGCTCTGCCCCAGCCCGCAGGCACGGGGGTCACCCGCCGGGTGCTGGCCTATACCGATGGCCTGATGTGTGTAGAAAACACGTTTGAAAAGGGTGCAGTGGGAGCGCTGCACCACCACCCGCACACCCAGATCACTTATGTAGTGTCGGGAGCGTTCGCGTTCACGGTGGACGGTGTGACCAGAACGGTCCACGCCGGGGACACCATCTTGAAAGAAGACGGTGTCGAGCATGGCTGTGTCTGCACCGAAGCGGGCATCCTGCTGGATATCTTCACCCCCATGCGGGAGGATTTCGTCAGGTGA
- a CDS encoding helix-turn-helix domain-containing protein produces the protein MIYQIPVGTGFEMRRKMFPALVFLPVLWYAGIRQKTTGVDTMGEQEMLLDTDTIRAAVAGEKWAKEKVIEHYTPMIDEPTVDEDMRQHLILKLLEELPHFPMGQA, from the coding sequence ATGATTTATCAAATCCCTGTCGGAACGGGCTTTGAAATGCGTAGGAAAATGTTTCCGGCGCTGGTTTTCCTGCCGGTTCTGTGGTATGCTGGAATAAGACAAAAAACGACAGGAGTTGACACGATGGGTGAACAGGAAATGTTACTGGACACTGATACCATCAGGGCCGCCGTCGCCGGTGAGAAGTGGGCCAAAGAAAAGGTGATCGAACACTACACCCCTATGATCGACGAGCCGACTGTTGACGAAGATATGAGGCAGCACCTTATTTTGAAGCTGCTGGAAGAACTGCCACACTTCCCGATGGGGCAGGCATAA
- a CDS encoding transposase produces the protein MSGFKVSDLVFLDESGCNTDMTRRYAYSLGGSRAVDSAPLSKPKNTTILSSIQLDGTLHYTTFSGGTTVERFKRYLETDLLPHLNGNSVLVMDNMKSHHAKAVRPTRRTAFLLLRLQKAPNRFT, from the coding sequence ATGTCTGGATTCAAGGTAAGTGACCTTGTATTTCTGGATGAAAGTGGTTGCAATACAGATATGACAAGGCGGTATGCCTATTCACTTGGAGGAAGCAGAGCTGTCGATTCTGCACCACTTTCCAAGCCCAAGAACACAACTATTCTGTCATCCATCCAGTTGGATGGGACACTACACTATACGACTTTCTCAGGTGGAACGACTGTGGAGAGGTTTAAGCGGTATCTGGAAACTGATTTGCTTCCCCATCTGAACGGCAATTCTGTCCTCGTGATGGATAATATGAAATCGCACCATGCAAAGGCAGTGCGTCCCACGCGGCGCACTGCCTTTTTGCTGCTACGGTTACAAAAAGCTCCAAACCGCTTCACCTGA
- a CDS encoding galactokinase → MATSMQLRREILAGGRDAALAALYGADPAVLARQRQRYADALEQFERYFGPGRQVHIYSAPGRAELGGNHTDHQHGYGLAAAVMLDLIAVASPSDDGFIRVKSRGFNKLDVIDLSEAEPQDGESTHSASLIRGIAEGFRARGRAVNGFDAYTASDVLRGSGLSSSAAFEMGMAVILNGEYGCGLPTPELARICQYAENTYFGKPSGLLDQLTSAVGGVIFADFADPAQPDIEKIHAAGLLPEGISLCVTDTRGSHSELTGEFAAIRNEMEAVASQLGGRVLGQVREADFWAALPRLRTACGDRAVLRAVHYFEENARALVQRDALRAGDFPVFLKAIAASGHASYTLCQNVYCSTDVRHQGLSVALALSQTLLEHSGGAWRMQGGGFAGTIQAFVPQRLVQTYHDAMEGVFGKGSCYILRLREQGAVRVI, encoded by the coding sequence ATGGCGACCAGTATGCAGCTCAGACGGGAGATCCTGGCAGGCGGGCGCGACGCCGCACTTGCCGCACTGTATGGGGCAGACCCGGCGGTGTTGGCGCGGCAGCGGCAGCGCTACGCGGATGCGTTGGAACAGTTCGAACGATACTTCGGGCCGGGCCGGCAGGTGCACATCTACTCGGCACCGGGGCGGGCCGAGCTGGGCGGCAACCACACCGACCACCAGCACGGCTATGGTCTGGCGGCAGCTGTGATGCTGGACCTGATCGCCGTGGCGTCCCCCAGTGACGACGGCTTCATCCGGGTGAAATCCCGCGGGTTCAACAAGCTGGACGTCATCGACCTGAGCGAGGCAGAGCCGCAGGACGGTGAGAGCACCCATTCGGCCAGCCTCATCCGGGGCATCGCGGAGGGCTTCCGGGCCAGGGGCAGGGCTGTGAATGGCTTTGACGCCTACACCGCCAGCGATGTGCTGCGGGGGTCGGGCCTGTCCAGCTCGGCGGCGTTCGAGATGGGGATGGCCGTCATCCTGAACGGCGAGTACGGTTGTGGCCTGCCGACGCCGGAACTGGCGAGGATCTGCCAGTATGCGGAGAACACCTACTTCGGCAAGCCGAGCGGCCTGCTGGACCAGCTGACCAGCGCGGTGGGCGGCGTCATCTTTGCGGACTTTGCCGACCCGGCCCAGCCAGACATCGAGAAGATCCACGCCGCCGGGCTGCTGCCGGAGGGGATAAGCCTTTGCGTTACCGACACGCGCGGCAGCCACAGCGAGTTGACCGGCGAGTTCGCCGCCATCCGGAACGAGATGGAAGCGGTGGCGTCGCAGTTGGGGGGCAGGGTTCTGGGGCAGGTGCGGGAGGCCGACTTCTGGGCGGCGCTGCCCCGCCTGCGCACTGCCTGCGGCGACCGTGCCGTGCTGCGGGCCGTCCACTACTTTGAGGAGAACGCCCGCGCGCTGGTCCAGCGGGATGCGCTGCGGGCCGGGGACTTCCCGGTCTTTCTGAAGGCCATTGCGGCCAGCGGCCATGCCTCGTACACCCTGTGCCAGAACGTCTACTGTTCCACGGATGTGCGGCATCAGGGGCTTTCGGTGGCGCTGGCGCTGAGTCAGACGCTGCTGGAACACAGCGGCGGAGCCTGGCGGATGCAGGGCGGCGGCTTTGCAGGCACCATCCAGGCCTTTGTGCCGCAGCGGCTGGTGCAGACTTACCACGACGCCATGGAGGGCGTCTTCGGCAAAGGCAGCTGCTACATCCTCCGCCTGCGGGAGCAGGGAGCAGTCCGCGTCATCTGA
- a CDS encoding IS630 transposase-related protein — protein MLHNEARKLILEGYDKGISVKELAKCFSVNTCSIYRLLKRRNETGSYETQTNLRGKKPKLSDVDHQHILSLLEKQPDITCLEIIETLNFPVSIDTVWRFLQKAGYRRKKKSLHASEQERPRCGTEEKELERPYVWIQGK, from the coding sequence ATGCTGCACAACGAAGCTCGAAAGTTGATTCTGGAAGGATACGATAAGGGTATCAGCGTAAAGGAACTGGCAAAGTGCTTTTCTGTAAACACCTGTTCGATCTATCGTTTGCTGAAGCGTCGGAACGAAACAGGCAGCTACGAAACTCAAACGAATCTCCGTGGAAAGAAGCCTAAATTGTCAGATGTAGATCATCAGCACATCCTTTCGCTTCTGGAGAAACAGCCGGATATCACTTGTCTGGAGATCATTGAAACGTTGAATTTTCCCGTCAGCATTGATACTGTCTGGCGTTTTCTTCAGAAAGCAGGATATCGCCGTAAGAAGAAATCTCTTCATGCCAGTGAACAGGAGCGTCCCCGATGTGGCACAGAAGAGAAAGAACTGGAACGGCCTTATGTCTGGATTCAAGGTAAGTGA
- a CDS encoding DUF4145 domain-containing protein: MHKQHPQTAYRKDAVLIGTIFENCDNKNNPIVFGKLRGAMMYIDFIKNEYPDIPDIDRQAYIDRDKKALISIVQEKIAQNAEEIVERWYKLSDIGFLPQEEKFLDLLKEAEQLYSFGFYTGTIAVVGIACEEYCRYLVAKHKLADVKTQEKRIDKLYQDGVITSDIKDALHTVRKLRNDCMHYNISFKQLDENELEQHAFDMIVQYKACLHPLAIKVDDRSEEDLIADFVKAKKSNLREYLYKHRNVLHQTKDINLQISPNVEKMIFVSVYYINEIDISEYFHEMTLIDLNNLYPVVVDLTLPQCEMIKNLKLKEGNLITATLTSAVSSIGQTEEWLLLKIDDISRMIYNLEDIFPS, translated from the coding sequence ATGCACAAGCAACATCCGCAAACTGCATATCGCAAAGATGCCGTTTTGATTGGCACTATTTTTGAAAATTGCGATAATAAAAATAATCCTATTGTTTTTGGCAAATTGAGAGGTGCTATGATGTATATTGATTTTATCAAAAATGAATATCCTGACATTCCAGATATTGATCGGCAGGCGTACATAGACAGAGATAAGAAGGCCTTGATTAGTATTGTTCAAGAGAAAATCGCTCAAAACGCAGAGGAGATTGTAGAACGCTGGTATAAGTTAAGCGACATTGGATTTCTCCCTCAGGAAGAAAAATTTTTGGATCTTCTGAAAGAAGCAGAGCAACTATATAGTTTTGGTTTTTATACAGGAACAATTGCAGTTGTTGGAATTGCTTGCGAAGAATACTGTAGATATTTAGTAGCAAAACATAAACTTGCAGATGTAAAAACTCAAGAAAAGCGAATAGACAAGTTGTATCAAGACGGAGTAATTACAAGCGACATAAAAGATGCACTACATACTGTTCGAAAATTGCGAAACGATTGCATGCACTACAATATTTCCTTTAAGCAGTTAGACGAAAACGAGTTAGAGCAACACGCCTTTGATATGATTGTCCAGTACAAAGCTTGCTTACATCCGTTAGCAATTAAAGTGGATGATAGAAGCGAGGAAGATCTTATTGCGGATTTTGTTAAGGCAAAAAAATCGAATTTAAGAGAATATCTTTACAAACATAGAAATGTTTTGCACCAAACAAAAGACATCAATCTGCAAATTAGTCCCAATGTGGAAAAAATGATTTTTGTATCAGTTTACTATATTAACGAAATAGACATTTCAGAGTATTTCCACGAGATGACATTGATTGATCTAAATAATCTTTATCCAGTTGTGGTTGATTTAACATTGCCACAATGTGAAATGATAAAAAATCTAAAGTTAAAAGAAGGCAACCTGATTACAGCTACCCTAACTTCAGCAGTTTCGAGTATTGGTCAAACAGAAGAATGGTTGTTATTGAAAATAGATGATATTTCTCGAATGATATATAATTTGGAAGATATTTTTCCTTCGTGA